Sequence from the Camelus dromedarius isolate mCamDro1 chromosome 12, mCamDro1.pat, whole genome shotgun sequence genome:
ttgtttttgtttttcctgtgtcATAGGGTCACTAGTCTGCTCTTAGTAACATTTGAAATTTTCAATCCTCAGAAGACCTGACTACTCAAGCAATTCAGCACTGTTGTTCATGTAACACCCAGTCATGGCACCATGCTCTCTTGATTTTAGTGGTTTATGGAAAGCTGTCTAGTCTCATCTTGCTTTAGTGTATATAGTCTTTTCCAATAATTGCTGCAGATTTCCATCTTTACTAGTTTTCTCTTATAAATCTACTCTCTGAAGGTATTCACCCACACTATTGGATTAAAAATGGCACTTAGAATGATAACTCCCAAATGTATATTACCAGCAAAAATCTGGAGATGTTTGCCTGGAGATTCACACCCACATGCGCACTGAAGAGTAATGGATATCTTTAGGTGAATTACTTCTAGTCATTTCATACACGGTGTATTCAAAATTGAGtgtattgatttttcttaactaattctttattcatttaatcttaTGATCTGATGAAGCTTAAAATTCTGtcaatataaaatgtaattatcaTCAAAgtgtataaaattatattaacatattttccttgaatttcagagtaaaatgtttatttatatacctGTATACATGTAATAGAGTTTGACTGAGAGCTTTCACAATGACAAAGTACTTATCTATAACTTTAGATAGTGCTcctaatcaaaagaaaatttatcTAGATATTTTTATATAACAACATAATTTACTATTTCTATAGGAGGTGAGCATTGTGAAGAGAAATGGTACAAATTTGGAACAACAAGGAGATCTTAGGTAACTTGACATCTAAATTTCTGACTTTCTTATTGACCGGCATTCCTGGCCTAGAGTTTGTCCATGCCTGGATCTCCATTCCTTTCTGCTGTCTTTATGCCACTGCGCTCTCTGGAAACAGCATGATCCTGCTTGTCATCATTACCCAGCAGAATCTCCATGAGCCTATGTACTATTTCCTCTCTATGCTGTCAGCTGCTGACTTGGGCTTGACTCTTTCTACAATGTCAACAACGTTAGGTATCCTCTGGTTTGATGCTTGTGAAATCAGTCTAGATACCTGCATTATCCAGATGTTTTTTCTTCATGGACTTACCTTCATAGAATCTGGGGTGCTGGTGGCTATGGCCTTTGACCGCTACGTGGCAATTTGTGATCCCCTGAGGTACGCTACCAAACTCACTAATTACAGAATCATTCAGATGGGCCTCTTAATGATTATGCGCACAGTCACATTAATATTACCACTACTTTTGCTCCTTAAACCCCTCAATTTTTGTGGAGTGAATGTCCTTTCCCATTCCTACTGCTATCAtccagatgtgattaaattagcATGTTCAGATACTCGGGCCAATAGCATGTGTGGGTTAATTGATCTCATCCTGACCACAGGAGTAGATATACCATGCATCGTCCTGTCTTACATCTTGATCATTCGCTCTGTCCTCAGTATTGCCGCCCCTGAAGAACGACACAAGGCCTTTAGCACCTGTGTCTCCCACGTTGGAGCAGTTGCTATTTTCTACATTCCCATGATGAGCTTGTCCTTGGTGCATCGCTATGGCCAGTCAGCCCCCAAAGCGGTCCATTCGATGATGGCCAATGTATACCTGCTCTTGCCCCCTGTGCTCAACCCCATCATCTACagtgtaaaaacaaaacagatttgcaaggctatactcaggtttctccttaaaaaataaacagagatgATTAAGTTTGAGGAAAACATGATAGAAGTGGCTTTCACTGTACAAAAGCAATCCTGGTATGTTACTGAATATtagaaattttttctcatttttttcacttattcaacaaatatttagtaagcatttttgtgttttagtcatgaaatatatgtatatagtcaGGATTTTACAGTCCAATcagggaaacaggaaaataataataatgaaataataaatataatacctATAGTAACTATAGTAACCATAGTAACAGACAGATCCTTAAAACTCAGTTGCCAAAAATGGTagaaaaattcaaaggaaaaaggagataCAAACCTGATGAGAGTCACATCAGTTTTATTGCAGTTGGCACAGTGGTCATTGGTAGGAGGGGGGCTTCATGAATCCCACAGCACTGGGGGCAGCAGTGTGCTGGAGCCAGCTCACACCTGCTTGCAGGAAGACACAGTGGGCATCTCTTCTcaactctgtgttcagtgatGTCATATTGGCAGCTTGAAATCAGCATTTACAACCGTGGGAATTGATAAACACGACAAATGAAGagttttgtctctttgttttaaGCTTCAGTTTACTAGCACACTAGTGACTGGGGGGGTCTATCTTATGTTTGGCCTTGTGAGAAGCAATAGAAATTAGAATGTCCAGAAAATGTAATCCCTTGCACTCAAGAAGCTTGAAGTCTAATGTGTGAAAGTAGTGATGTAGGCGAAAATGTTACAAAACAATGTATGAAGTGTTGTGATAGTTGATAATACAAGATTATACCCCTTGTCTGTGTTGCCATCTGAGTTTAAAATGTTCCCCAAGATAAATGGAGGAGAAGAGTACTTTGGAAGTAACTGTGGGAAAACGTAAAGTACTGTTGTGTCACCATGTTACTCTTCATAGAGGAATGCTCTCCTGAATTTTAAATTCATACACCCTATCTGGACATAACactgaaaaa
This genomic interval carries:
- the LOC105097973 gene encoding olfactory receptor 51F1, with amino-acid sequence MVQIWNNKEILGNLTSKFLTFLLTGIPGLEFVHAWISIPFCCLYATALSGNSMILLVIITQQNLHEPMYYFLSMLSAADLGLTLSTMSTTLGILWFDACEISLDTCIIQMFFLHGLTFIESGVLVAMAFDRYVAICDPLRYATKLTNYRIIQMGLLMIMRTVTLILPLLLLLKPLNFCGVNVLSHSYCYHPDVIKLACSDTRANSMCGLIDLILTTGVDIPCIVLSYILIIRSVLSIAAPEERHKAFSTCVSHVGAVAIFYIPMMSLSLVHRYGQSAPKAVHSMMANVYLLLPPVLNPIIYSVKTKQICKAILRFLLKK